The Vidua chalybeata isolate OUT-0048 chromosome 17, bVidCha1 merged haplotype, whole genome shotgun sequence genome has a segment encoding these proteins:
- the LOC128796494 gene encoding beta-1,3-galactosyl-O-glycosyl-glycoprotein beta-1,6-N-acetylglucosaminyltransferase 7-like — protein MIPLHAKKSRVLVCVAVCMFIYTFIYLKVPLYDESNDQKFRVRRAECGFYPDELCSALFVGKPAAFKIGNLCQKSYQAKALSCIQTSCSCSTVLKTLHFITSPLSEEEGNFSLAYIITIHKELEMFVRLLRAIYMPQNIYCIHIDEKSPREYKTAVQNIVNCFENIFISSKREYVVYAGFSRLQADINCMRDLVNSKVQWNYVINLCGQDFPLKTNREIIQYIKSKWNGKNITPGIVQPLHVKHRTEVSYREYVHSGVPYVYPAKVRKAQPPHNLTIYFGSAYYILTKDFVEFTLSDARAKALLEWSRDTYSPDEHYWVTLNRLPDAPGATPNAGWQGDLRAIKWKDQEGISHKGCKGHYVRDICIYGLGDLQWIIESPHLFANKFEAGRNPLALECLERRLRLKVLRQAQVPIEQHWRLQEHSHFNMQLDV, from the exons ATGATCCCACTTCATGCAAAGAAATCAAGAGTTTTAGTGTGTGTTGCTGTCTGTATGTTCATCTACACCTTCATTTACCTGAAGGTTCCACTTTATGACGAGTCAAATGACCAAAAGTTCCGTGTCAGAAGAGCAGAGTGTGGTTTTTACCCAGATGAACTTTGCTCAGCTCTTTTTGTGGGGAAACCTGCAGCCTTCAAAATTGGAAACTTATGTCAGAAGTCCTACCAGGCCAAAGCACTCAGCTGCATTCAgacttcctgcagctgctccacagTCCTGAAGACTCTGCATTTTATCACAAGCCCATTgtcagaggaagaaggaaatttcTCCTTGGCCTACATTATTACAATTCACAAGGAGCTGGAAATGTTTGTGAGGCTGCTAAGAGCTATTTACATGCCTCAGAATATTTACTGCATCCACATTGATGAAAAGTCACCCAGAGAGTATAAAACTGCTGTACAGAACATAGTTAACTGCTTcgaaaatatttttatttcctcaaaaaGAGAATATGTTGTTTATGCAGGGTTTTCAAGATTACAAGCTGATATTAATTGCATGAGAGACCTCGTTAACTCCAAAGTTCAGTGGAATTATGTTATTAATCTGTGTGGTCAAGATTTCCCCCTGAAAACAAATAGAGAAATCATACAGTACATAAAAAGTAAGTGGAATGGTAAAAATATCACTCCTGGGATAGTGCAGCCCCTGCATGTGAAGCACAGGACAGAGGTCAGCTACAGGGAGTATGTGCATTCTGGAGTGCCATACGTGTACCCAGCAAAGGTCAGGAAAGCTCAGCCCCCACACAACCTGACAATCTATTTTGGCAGTGCCTATTACATCCTCACCAAGGACTTTGTGGAGTTCACACTGAGCGACGCCCGGGCTAAAGCTCTGCTGGAGTGGTCCAGGGACACCTACAGCCCTGATGAGCACTACTGGGTCACCCTCAATCGTTTACCTG atgctccaggggctacacccaatGCAGGCTGGCAAGGAGACCTAAGAGCCATTAAATGGAAAGATCAAGAAGGGATCTCCCACAAAGGATGCAAAG GTCATTACGTCAGAGACATCTGCATTTATGGCCTGGGGGATCTGCAGTGGATCATTGAGTCCCCTCATCTGTTTGCCAACAAGTTTGAGGCTGGCAGGAACCCCCTGGCGCTGGAGTGCCTGGAGCGGCGGCTGCGGCTCAAGGTGCTGCGCCAGGCTCAGGTGCCCATCGAGCAGCACTGGCgcctgcaggagcacagccacTTCAACATGCAGCTGGACGTGTGA
- the CASS4 gene encoding cas scaffolding protein family member 4: MTTMDANPRSNTAAKHSLAKALYDNKAECSDELAFRRGDIVTVLEQHVPGSEGWWRCSLHGHHGLAPANRLQLLPPSAEPPAAHSIYQVPSVPSVPKATALSATYEKMEGWVQPQALPAQAVYQVPALAAQLLSERTKRSTHQHLFTLPRACRASASNIRGEVYDVPSSQHRASLLPQSGATPPSTRKGSALGRSTESFQAEQKQLYNIPAKPEKGGAGSQDSPAGNLYDVPPKRELDDSENKSQKKRWGHYNTLPNPRKSEWIYDIPVSPDNSGFKPNPPGQSVEKQVLYDIPPARYKAPATTSEAKAGNPQLYDIPPAQRKLTLPEIPLYDVPPSRDVILLPQNGSSELPPRLLAAKAENQVSEENVYDIPKGLPSAGHSKKEMENNSDGSRDQAHGASPQLSMDAKSENDSLCVSSVDSRSSTLSSSSSSSAESSSTLSPSPEPVQEIKLELEAAIETLTRLQHGVSSSIASLMIFVSSKWRLQEHLEKSLEEIHRAVDHIKVSLGEFLAFAQALKGNASNLTDNNLQARIKKQLEILMNSYKILTETREALNSCSWSLEALVLRKPQNNPDDLDRFVMVARTIPDDIKRFVSIIIANGKLLFRKNEKEPDKKQPKVNLECKMAKQIPVPRRVEIESLQRNAPEKSSQSRVPVEKPEENGTEDCDYVQLQVLPCAKKTENPGRQEPARKIPLPEHCRLCFAALHKAIGVFTASLGSQQPPEIFISHSKLIIMVGQRLVDSLCQESQDREARSDVLHSSSRFCSLLKNLALATKTAALKFPNAEATRELREQAEELAKYTQQFRATMD, from the exons cacagcctggccaaGGCGCTCTACGACAACAAGGCCGAGTGCTCGGACGAGCTGGCGTTCCGCAGAGGGGACATCGTGAcggtgctggagcagcacgTGCCGGGCAGCGAGGGCTGGTGGCGGTGCTCCCTGCACGGCCACCACGGCCTGGCGCCCGCCAACcgcctgcagctcctgccacccTCCGCGGAGCCGCCGGCCGCGCACAGCATCTACCAGGTGCCCTCCGTGCCCTCCGTGCCCAAGGCCACGGCGCTGTCGGCCACCTACGAGAAGATGGAGGGCTGGGTTCAGCCCCAggccctccctgcccaggccGTGTACCAGGTGCCGGCCCTGGCGGCGCAGCTGCTCAGCGAGAGGACCAAGCGCTCCACGCACCAG CACCTGTTTACCCTCCCCAGAGCCTGCCGGGCTTCAGCCTCAAACATCAGGGGTGAGGTGTACGATGTCCCCTCCTCACAGCACCGCGCgtccctgctcccacag AGTGGTGCCACTCCCCCCAGCACACGGAAGGGCTCCGCGCTGGGCAGATCCACAGAGAGcttccaggcagagcagaagcagctttACAACATCCCAGCCAAGCCAGAAaaaggaggagctggcagccaggACTCACCAGCAGGCAAT TTATATGATGTCCCTCCTAAAAGAGAACTCGATgactcagaaaataaatctcagaaGAAACGCTGGGGCCATTACAACACTTTGCCAAACCCTCGGAAGTCCGAATGGATTTACGATATTCCAGTATCCCCTGACAATTCCGGATTCAAACCCAACCCTCCTGGCCAGTCTGTGGAGAAGCAGGTGCTGTATGACATTCCCCCAGCCAGGTACAAGGCTCCAGCCACAACCAGCGAAGCCAAGGCTGGAAATCCACAGCTGTACGACATTCCACCGGCCCAGCGGAAGTTAACGCTTCCAGAAATCCCTCTTTACGACGTTCCACCCTCTCGGGACGTGATCCTCCTGCCACAGAAcggcagctctgagctgccccCGAGGCTCCTGGCTGCCAAGGCTGAGAATCAGGTCTCTGAGGAGAACGTTTATGATATTCCCAAAGGTTtgcccagtgctgggcactccaagaaagagatggaaaacaacAGTGATGGCTCCAGAGACCAAGCACACGGTGCTTCTCCACAGCTCTCGATGGATGCCAAGTCAGAAAATGACAGTTTGTGTGTCTCCAGTGTggacagcagaagcagcactctctcctcatcctccagctcttctgctgaGTCGTCTTCTACGCTGTCACCATCACCAGAGCCTGTCCAAGAAATCAAACTGGAGCTGGAAGCAGCCATCGAGACCCTGACTCGGCTGCAGCACGGCGTGTCCAGCTCCATCGCCAGTTTAATGATCTTTGTGAGCAGCAAGTGGAGATTGCAGGAGCACCTGGAGAAAAGCCTGGAGGAGATCCACAGAGCAGTGGACCACATAAAGGTGTCACTGGGAGAGTTCCTGGCCTTTGCTCAAGCCCTGAAGGGAAACGCCTCCAACCTCACGGATAACAACCTGCAGGCCAGAattaaaaagcagctggaaatcCTCATGAACTCCTACAAAATATTGACAGAAACGAGGGAAGCTCTCAACAGCTGCAGCTGGTCCCTGGAGGCTTTGGTGCTCAGGAAGCCCCAGAACAACCCTGACGACCTGGATCGCTTCGTTATGGTGGCCAGGACAATTCCAGATGATATCAAGAGGTTTGTGTCCATCATCATCGCCAACGGGAAGCTGCTCTTCAGGAAGAATGAGAAGGAGCCAGATAAAAAGCAACCAAAAGTGAACCTGGAATGCAAAATGGCAAAACAAATCCCAGTGCCAAGAAGAGTAGAAATTGAGTCACTCCAGAGAAATGCTCCTGAGAAATCCAGCCAAAGCCGGGTCCCTGTGgagaaaccagaagaaaatggCACTGAGGATTGTGATTACGTCCAGTTACAG GTTTTGCCATGTgcaaaaaagactgaaaatccCGGCAGGCAGGAGCCTGCCAGGAAAATCCCCctcccagagcactgcaggctgTGCTTCGCTGCCCTCCACAAGGCCATCGGCGTGTTCACCGCCAGCCTCGGCAGCCAGCAGCCCCCCGAAATCTTCATCTCCCACAGCAAGCTCATCATCATGGTGGGGCAGAGGCTGGTGgattccctgtgccaggagagccAGGACAGGGAGGCCCGGAGCGACgtcctgcacagcagcagccgcTTCTGCAGCCTCCTCAAGAACCTGGCCCTGGCCACCAAAACCGCAGCGCTCAAATTCCCCAACGCCGAGGCCACCAGGGAGCTGCGGGAGCAGGCGGAGGAGCTGGCCAAGTACACCCAGCAGTTCCGGGCCACGATGGACTGA